One Rhodoluna sp. KAS3 DNA window includes the following coding sequences:
- a CDS encoding HAD-IA family hydrolase — translation MKFSASGLLFDNDGVLVDSHEAAIAAWATWSSEYAPGWDWNSSENAGVRAEDKVREHVAPELFAEANDRINQLEQDTAGQTVALGGAFELLHSLRPGIWTVCTSANVNLGKARLEAAGLPVPAELVSASDVKRGKPFPDPYLLGAERLGFNIHDCVVFEDAIAGVQAAIEAEAGLIIGVSERALLSDADIVVRDLTGITFDGETLVIPDNNRLR, via the coding sequence TTGAAATTTTCGGCATCGGGGCTGCTTTTTGACAACGATGGCGTCTTGGTTGACTCTCACGAGGCAGCAATAGCAGCGTGGGCCACCTGGTCTAGCGAGTATGCCCCCGGCTGGGATTGGAACAGTTCTGAAAACGCTGGCGTTCGGGCTGAAGATAAAGTTCGCGAGCACGTGGCACCTGAGCTTTTTGCAGAGGCCAACGACCGCATCAACCAGCTCGAGCAAGATACAGCCGGACAAACCGTTGCCCTGGGTGGCGCGTTTGAGTTGCTGCACTCGCTGCGGCCGGGAATCTGGACGGTATGCACCTCGGCGAATGTGAATCTGGGCAAGGCAAGGCTCGAGGCCGCCGGGCTGCCGGTGCCAGCCGAGTTGGTTAGCGCCAGTGATGTAAAGCGCGGCAAGCCTTTTCCTGATCCATACCTGCTTGGGGCCGAGCGGCTTGGCTTTAACATCCATGACTGCGTGGTTTTTGAAGACGCAATTGCCGGTGTTCAGGCAGCTATTGAGGCCGAGGCCGGCTTGATTATCGGGGTTTCTGAACGCGCTCTGCTGAGCGATGCCGACATCGTGGTGCGCGACCTAACGGGAATAACCTTTGATGGCGAAACTCTTGTTATTCCAGATAACAATCGATTGAGATAG
- a CDS encoding glutaredoxin domain-containing protein, translated as MAQVTYYGADWCVDCRRSKALLNKLEVAYDVKDVSESAEVAAEAEGISGRKNIPVILFEDGKFLVEPSDADLQSALAERNLI; from the coding sequence ATGGCTCAGGTAACTTATTACGGCGCTGACTGGTGCGTTGATTGCCGCCGTTCAAAGGCTTTGCTAAACAAGCTTGAGGTTGCCTATGACGTCAAAGACGTCTCTGAGAGCGCCGAAGTTGCTGCCGAGGCAGAGGGTATTTCTGGCCGCAAAAACATCCCGGTAATTTTGTTTGAAGATGGCAAGTTTTTGGTTGAGCCGAGTGATGCAGATTTGCAATCAGCGCTCGCCGAAAGAAATCTGATTTAG
- a CDS encoding response regulator transcription factor, producing the protein MFNRNVVIVEDEALLRDLVAKSLEAAGFSVAVAANAAEAKKLFQDFDPDAVVLDIELGAGPNGFDFAQWIQATSPDVGIVFLTNLPDARFAGQDPNELPKGVSYLRKSQLIDSNELVNALEAVLHDSVTPHMRHDLNPSRPLATLSKKQIEVLQLIAAGYSNGQIAEKRATSIRAVEGIVSRVFIALGVDIDAGGNARVEAAAKYLKASGTTTGE; encoded by the coding sequence TTGTTTAATCGGAACGTAGTCATCGTCGAGGACGAGGCACTGCTGCGCGACCTAGTTGCAAAGTCGCTAGAAGCAGCCGGTTTCAGTGTTGCCGTGGCTGCTAACGCCGCCGAAGCCAAAAAGTTGTTTCAGGATTTTGACCCAGATGCCGTAGTGCTCGACATTGAGCTCGGTGCCGGTCCAAACGGCTTTGATTTTGCTCAGTGGATTCAGGCCACCTCACCGGATGTCGGCATTGTGTTTTTGACCAACCTGCCTGATGCCCGCTTTGCCGGACAGGATCCAAATGAGCTCCCTAAGGGTGTCTCTTATCTTCGTAAGTCACAGCTGATTGACTCCAATGAATTGGTTAATGCGCTAGAGGCCGTGCTTCACGACTCAGTTACGCCACACATGCGCCACGACCTAAACCCTTCGCGCCCACTCGCCACTCTCTCGAAGAAGCAGATTGAGGTGCTGCAGTTGATTGCTGCGGGTTACTCGAACGGTCAGATTGCTGAGAAGCGCGCAACCTCTATCCGTGCCGTAGAAGGCATCGTGTCGCGAGTGTTTATTGCCCTGGGTGTAGACATCGATGCTGGCGGTAATGCTCGAGTAGAGGCCGCGGCCAAGTACCTCAAAGCTTCAGGAACCACGACCGGCGAGTAG
- a CDS encoding carbohydrate kinase: protein MILVIGEALIDLIENRYQPGAFNAIVGGANANVSIALARRGTPQQFLARLSKDGFGKLIRAKLEANHVGLDHAISADEQTTLVTVSIDSHGVPSYSFYVNGTADWGWTPEELPTDADLDNLHATAIQFGCLGMAMGPGNMVIEDWAREHYKQKSVTISHDINMRPALGFERNHERLRVERINDISHVIKASDEDIEWLYDLEPGTDIDKIVWKWIGDSGRHVFITRGGDGVSTYRLGADGSKIRFDVPSRKINVVDTVGAGDTFCANLLGQLSDVDALGTDPFDRLQNLSDDVLREFVYNAGIAASITCERAGAEPPTLADLNEVLASIN, encoded by the coding sequence ATGATCCTTGTTATCGGCGAAGCCCTCATTGACCTAATTGAAAACCGTTACCAGCCAGGCGCATTCAACGCCATTGTTGGTGGCGCAAACGCCAATGTGTCTATCGCCTTGGCTCGCCGCGGCACCCCGCAGCAGTTTCTTGCCCGCCTCTCTAAGGATGGTTTCGGCAAGCTCATCCGGGCAAAGCTAGAGGCCAACCACGTGGGTCTTGATCACGCCATCAGTGCCGACGAACAGACCACTTTGGTCACCGTATCGATCGACTCACACGGTGTGCCTTCTTACTCTTTTTACGTCAATGGCACCGCTGACTGGGGCTGGACCCCAGAGGAGTTGCCAACCGATGCCGACCTGGACAACCTGCACGCCACCGCAATTCAATTTGGCTGCCTAGGCATGGCCATGGGACCGGGCAACATGGTTATCGAAGACTGGGCGCGCGAGCACTACAAGCAGAAGTCGGTGACCATCAGCCACGACATCAACATGCGTCCGGCCCTCGGATTTGAGCGCAACCACGAGCGTCTTCGCGTTGAGCGCATCAACGACATTTCACACGTAATCAAGGCCTCAGATGAAGACATCGAATGGCTTTACGACCTAGAACCTGGCACAGACATCGACAAAATTGTCTGGAAGTGGATTGGTGATTCTGGCCGCCACGTCTTTATTACTCGCGGTGGCGACGGAGTCTCGACCTACCGCCTTGGCGCCGATGGCAGCAAGATTCGATTTGATGTTCCATCTCGCAAAATCAATGTGGTTGACACCGTAGGTGCCGGAGATACCTTCTGCGCAAACCTTCTAGGCCAGCTTTCAGATGTGGATGCCTTGGGCACCGACCCGTTTGACCGCCTGCAGAACCTAAGCGATGACGTGTTGCGTGAGTTTGTTTACAACGCAGGCATTGCGGCCTCGATCACCTGTGAACGTGCGGGCGCCGAGCCGCCAACCTTGGCCGACCTAAACGAAGTCTTGGCGTCAATCAACTAA